The nucleotide window CAAATAATGTGACACGGTCCCCAACATGCAAATACGCGTGCACATCTCCAACAGCAAAGGGTGTTGGTAAAGTAAGTTGGTGAATATTTTGTGCTTTCATTATATGCCTCCAAAAAAATGAATCATTATTCAATTTATTATACTACAAAAGTATTGTACCTTCCACACTATATTATTACTCCTTAAAAGTAGTTTTGATCGTTCTTTCTAGAATTTTTGGCAATTGTTCGAAACTGTAGTTGATTTCTAAGCGTTCAGTCCACTGGTGTGCATCTTTACCATAAGGGCCGATATTCAACGTAGGTACTATTAAACGGTCTCCCTTTATAACCATATTGGCGAGCCCAGCTTTTTCTAAGGGCATATTTTCAGTAAGCGATTGGATTTGGTCAGATGTTTGATTACTTTCTCCAACAAAACTCAAATCTGATAGGCCTGAAAAATAAGACAAAACCTCAGGTGAACGTTCATGCTCTTTTTCCGTATAGTCCGAAACATCATTCAAAATATTTTTTATCATACTATGATGTTGACTAGTAACAGCAGGATAAAACGGTGGGCTGAAAAATAGAACAATCATCGGAGCAAGGTCTTTACAAAGATAAGCCAAATCTTGAGTCAAAACGGTTGAGAAATCGCGATCTCCCCCACTACGATCGTGTATAAGCAACCTTTGTCTTCGTTGTACCTCTTCGGCCCCGTGTCTTTCTACAGCCGCTTCGTATAACATGTCATAATCCATTACAGAAATAGTATAAGTAGATTCATCTAACTGATATTCGTCTTTATAAAAGATAGAAGCTTTCTCTCTCATATGTTGTTCTACATGTGACTTCGTTTTATTCATAACGTCAAAAAGCTTTTTTCGAATGTCGTCGATCGTTTGTTCCATATAAAAGACGTTGTACATAGAAACGGCAGTTAAAGGAGTTTGGACAGAATACTGATCTTTCAAATCACGATTCATCAAGCTGACCGGAGGAGGCGTTATTTGATTCTCTACTTCTTCTATGAACAATTCATTTAATTCTAAATGCTCATTTAAATAACTTGTTATTAAATTAGCGTTCAATCCGTGGAAAGGCTCACCTACGTGAGTCTCTTTTCCATAGCAAAAGAAACCAGGTAGTAATTTACCAAGAGACCCCGTGTAAAAATAAGTTTGCTCATCACCTGGATATTGACGGAACATTGGTTCACAGTTCAAACAGAGTTTATAATCTAAATCGTATTCAGCTTGAATCTTCTTTAATTCTTCCACAGCTTCGATCATCCCTATGGAATTAGCTTCTTCATCAGGAACGACCAACTGAAGAATATTCCCATCCCACTCACCATTCATCGCTTTTTCAAGCATTGATAGTTGGAGCGCGGTACCTGCTTTCATGTCCATGGTGCCTCTTCCGAACAACCACTCGCCTGTTTTCAAATCTCTCTTGATCTCTTCTGGTAAATTAGAAAAGTCCTTAACAAACTCCTCAGTAAGTTCTTTTACACGAAATGCAGACGGTTTTAAAGATCCATAATCGTCAACATCCACAACATCTATATGACTAACAAGAATAATTGTTTGCTTAACTTCAGGTTTTTTAACTAATGCTGTAAGAAATTGTCTCCCATCTTCAATGGGCCTCCTTCTTAGATGGTCAGGGTGTTCATTGAAATAATCTCTCTC belongs to Halalkalibacillus sediminis and includes:
- a CDS encoding M20/M25/M40 family metallo-hydrolase; the encoded protein is MKWQTKAELVRLLDQLVSFKSVTGSEDEIAIVDYIYQLLQERDYFNEHPDHLRRRPIEDGRQFLTALVKKPEVKQTIILVSHIDVVDVDDYGSLKPSAFRVKELTEEFVKDFSNLPEEIKRDLKTGEWLFGRGTMDMKAGTALQLSMLEKAMNGEWDGNILQLVVPDEEANSIGMIEAVEELKKIQAEYDLDYKLCLNCEPMFRQYPGDEQTYFYTGSLGKLLPGFFCYGKETHVGEPFHGLNANLITSYLNEHLELNELFIEEVENQITPPPVSLMNRDLKDQYSVQTPLTAVSMYNVFYMEQTIDDIRKKLFDVMNKTKSHVEQHMREKASIFYKDEYQLDESTYTISVMDYDMLYEAAVERHGAEEVQRRQRLLIHDRSGGDRDFSTVLTQDLAYLCKDLAPMIVLFFSPPFYPAVTSQHHSMIKNILNDVSDYTEKEHERSPEVLSYFSGLSDLSFVGESNQTSDQIQSLTENMPLEKAGLANMVIKGDRLIVPTLNIGPYGKDAHQWTERLEINYSFEQLPKILERTIKTTFKE